CTGCTCGATCGCGAGTCGATCGCCCTGGTGCAGGTCGGGCTTGACCCAGCGGTTCTCGGCGGCGTGGGTGGCAAGGCTCGCGAGCGCGTCGATCGTCGCGAGCGTCCGGCCGACGTCCTGCAGGAGTTCGGCACTCGCTGCCACCGTCTCGCGAAGGTCCTCGAAGAGTTCGTACTCGAGTTCGCCGCGACGTTCTTCCAGCCGGAGGATCTCCCGTTCCCTGTCCTCGAGTTCGTCGGTCGTGAACCGTTTCGAGTTCTTCAGCGTCTTGATCTCCTCGTAGTAATCCGGGACGCCGTCGGCGGCGGACTTGCCGACCTGGATGTAGTAGCCGTCGGTCTTGTTCCGATCGACGGTCACGTGCGAGAGTCCGTGCTGGCGCTTCTCGCGCTCGGCGAGGTTGTCGAGCCACTGCTTGACCTCCTCGTGGCGCTCGATCACCTCGTCGAGTTCGTCGTCGAACCCCCGCTGGAAGAGTTCGCCCTGGGTCACCGTCGACGGCGGGTCCTCGGCGATCGCTTCCGCGAGCGTCGACTGGAGTTCGCTGGCGGCCTCCCGATCGGGTCGATCGACGATCCCGGAGAGCGGCGAGTCGGCTAGTTCAGGCGTCGATGCGATGGTCTCGGCGATCGCGGGCAGGATCGAGAGCGTCTCCCCGACCGACAGCAGGTCCCGCGCGTCGGCGCTCCCGTGGGTCGCCTTCGAGGCCAGTCGCTCGAGATCGGCGGCCTCCCCGAGGACGCCCTGCAGTTCGTCGCGGGCGAGCGCCGCCGACGAGAGGCGGGCGACCGATTCCTGTCGCCGTTCCAGTGTTTCGATCGAGCGGCGGGGCCGACAGAGCCACTCCTTCAGGAGCCGCCGGCCGGCACTCGTCTCGGTGTGATCGATCGTCGCGAACAGCGAGCCCTCGACGTCGCCCTGCATCGTCTCGGTCAACTCGAGGTTCCGCTGGGTGGTCGCGTCCAGCGTGACGTGGTCGTCGCCGCGGTGGGCCTGGATGCGCGTCATCGAGGCCAGCACTCCTGCGCCGGTCTCCTCGACGTAGGAGAGAATCGCGCCGGCGGCCGCGATCGTCGCCTCGCCGACCGACAGCCGATCGACGGTCTCGCGGCCGAACTGTTCGCGGGTCGCGTGGGCGGCGCGCTTCGGCGCGAACGCTTCCGTCTCGTGGAGCGTCAGCGTCGCCGCGACGCGCTCGCGGACCCGGCCCAGCACGCCGTCGTCCGATCGAACCGCCGGACCGGGTAACACCTCGACGGGATCGAACCGGTACAGTTCCGTCAGCGCCGCGTCGGCGTCGTCGGCCTCCGCGACGAGGAAACGGCCGGTCGTCACGTCCGCGAACGCGAGTCCGTAGCGGGCGTCGTCCGATCGACCGCTCGAGTCCCCGCCGCTCCCGTCGACGACGGCCGCGAGGTACTGTGCGTCGGTGTCGGTCGTCTCCAGCAGCGTCCCGGGCGTGACGACGCGGACGATTTCGCGTGCGTGGCCGGTGTCGGTCTCGTACTGGTCGGCGACGGCCACCCGGTAGCCGCGCTCGACGAGCGCCTTGAGGTAGGGCGTGAGGTCGTCGACCGGCACGCCGGCCATCGGGTACGAGGATCCGTGCGAGGACTTCTGTGATATTTTCAGGTCCAGTTCGTCGGCGACGATTTCGGCGTCCTCCGCGAAGAACTCGTAGAAGTCGCCACACTGCATCGCCAGCACGTCGGCGTCGGTCCCCTCCTTGAGCGAGAGAAACTCCCCGACGATACCCGTCGCCTCGGTCATGGTCGGTGACTGGCGGGCCACGACAAAAACCCTGCGGGATCCGCGGTGAAAGTGATCGCGCCGAACCGGTACACATGACGGCGGCTGTGACTCTCTTCGACGCGGTCGTACGGGGTTCTATTACGCTCGCCGTCGTACGTCCTTCGACCCGCCTACAATGGCTCGCCCCCGTGACCACCGTGTGCTCGTCCCGATCGACGTCCTGGGCGGCGAAAGCGTACCCCAGACGATCGTCGATGCGTTCGCGTCGGTTCCGGTCGTCCTGCTCGGCTACCGAGAGATTCCCGACCAGACCGGGACGGACCAGGCACGCGAGCAGTACGAGGACCGTGCCCGCGCCGAACTCGACGAACTCGTGACCGTCTTCGAAGACGCCGGCTGTCTCGACGTCACGTCCCGACTCGTCTTCACCCACGATCGTCTCAAGACGTTCGAACGCGTCGCCGTCGAGGCCGAGTGCGACGCGGTCTTGCTGCTCAATCCCGCACCGGTTCTCGAATCGGTGCTCGTCGCCGTCCGCAGCGACGTCAACCTCGAGTACATCGCCCGACTCCTCGGGACGCTGCTCACCGGCACCGAACTCACGGTGACGTTCTTTCACGTCGTGTCCGACGAGGCCGATCGGGACCGCGGCACCGAACTCCTCGACGCCGCGGTCGACACGTTCGCCGACGAGGGAGTCGACCGCGATCGGATCGACACCTCGCTCGCCGTAGACGGATCGCCGACGCAGGCGATTCTCGACGCCGCGGCCGATCACGACCTGCTCGTTGCCGGCGAGAGCCGGCCCTCCGTGCGCCGGTTCATCTTCCGCGATCGGGCGGAGACGCTGGCCAGGGACACGGTCGATCCGGTGCTCGTGATCCGCGGGGAATACCTCGAGCAGGACGAGGAGGAGCCTGACGAGAGTGATCGGACGGTGGTGCGAGACGATGAGGATGCGTGATCGGCCGGCGGAACGCGACGACGGCGACGTCGCCCCGTGATCCCGGCCGCTTTCTACCGGTTCGACGACTCGGGGACCACGATCCCGACCGAATCCGCGAGACCGGTCACGAGTCGTCGCCGTTAGCCGTCCGATCGGCGGACTCCTCGGAATCGTCTTCTCGCTGTCGAACGACGAGCACCGGACCGACGGAGCCGGCGGCGACGCGGTCGGCTTCCTCGCCGAAGACGAGCGATCGGAGCGACGGGGCCCGTTCGCCCATCACGACGGCGTCGTGGTCTGCCGCGGCGTCGAGGAGCGCCTCGAACGGGGGTTCGTCGACCGCGAGTTCGGTCCGGACGTCGATCCCGCGATCAGCAAGCGGCGTCGCGGCCAACTCGAGCAGTTCCCGCCCCCCCTCCTCGTCGTCGGTCGCAAGAAAAAGCGTCGCGCCGATCTCGCGATCGCCGATCAGTTCCGCGACGAACGAACAGATCCGTTCGACGGCGACGTCGCCCGTCAGCGCCACGAGGAGGCGATCGACGGGGCCGGTCGCGCCCCTGATGGCGTAGACGTCCGACCCCGTCTCCGCGGCAACTCGATCGATCGTCTGTGTTCGATCGTGCGTAAACACGAGGCGGTACTCGGCGGTCCCGTCCTCTGCTCCGAACTCCGAGGCGAGGTCCTCGAGCGCGTCGGTCGCCCGTTCTTCGTACTGCAATCGTGCCTGGTCCGGCGGCGTCTGCTCGGGAACGACGTGATAGCCCAGCACGGTCACGTTCATCGGCTGGAGCAGCGACGTCAATCCGGCCGAGACCGATTCCCCCTCGAGTATCGCCAGTGGAACGAGTATCCGTGTCATAGTTGCCCCTTCAGAGTGACGTCCCGGGCGTAGTACGCGTACCACCCGGCGGTCGCGATCATGATTCCGGTGCCGACGTACAGTGATGCGGGTTGCATGAAACCGATCAGTGCGAAGCTGCTGATCGCACCGAGTGCCGGGACGACGGGGTAGCCCGGCACCCGGAAGTCGGGATCGTACCACTCCGGCTCGTTTCGCCGCAGTGCGATCAGCGCGACGCAGATCAGCCCGTACATGATGAGATGCAGGAACGACGCCACTTCGGCGAGGAGTTCCACGCGCCCGGTCGCGGTCAGCACGAGGATCGGCCCGCCGGCCATCCCCAGCGCGGTGTGTGGGGTGCCGTACCGGAGGTTGATCCGGCTCGCCCGCCGCGGAAGGAGGGCGTCCCTCGAGACGGCGTAGATGGCCCGAGACGTGCTGAGAACCGACGCGTTGGCGCTGGACATCGTCGCGAGCAGGCCGCCGAAGACGATCGCGAACGCCCCGATCGGGCCGAGGTAGTCGCGGCCGACTTCGACCATCGCCGTCTCGCCGAACCCCGAAAGCGTCTCACTCCCGAACGCGCTGGTCGCGACGAAGATCGTCACCACGTAGAGGACGCCCACGATGAGCACCGAACCGACCATCGCAAGCGGCAGGTTCCGGCCGGGATCTTTCATCTCGCCGGCGACGGTCGCCACCTGGGCGAAGCCGAGGTACGAGGTGAACACGAGTGCGGCCGTCGTGAAGACGGGCATCGCGCCGAAGGGCGCGAACCGCTCGGGCGCCGCCGGGTCGCCCACGAGCCCGACCGACTCGAGTCCACCGTATCCGAGGAACACGATCAGTATCGACAACAACAGCGCGACGACGCCGTTCTGGAGCTTCGCCGCGTTCTCCGTCCCCGTGACGTTCAGGACGGTAAACCCCGCGCCGAAAAGCAGCGCGATCGGGATGACCAGTCCCTCACCGACCGCGATTCCGAGTTCTGCGAGCGTGTCCACGGCGTAGTAGCCGAACCCGACGAGGTAGAAGGCCGTCGCGAACACCAGCCCGAACCACAGCGAGAGGCCGACGACGGCTCCCGCA
The nucleotide sequence above comes from Halosolutus halophilus. Encoded proteins:
- the mutS gene encoding DNA mismatch repair protein MutS; the encoded protein is MTEATGIVGEFLSLKEGTDADVLAMQCGDFYEFFAEDAEIVADELDLKISQKSSHGSSYPMAGVPVDDLTPYLKALVERGYRVAVADQYETDTGHAREIVRVVTPGTLLETTDTDAQYLAAVVDGSGGDSSGRSDDARYGLAFADVTTGRFLVAEADDADAALTELYRFDPVEVLPGPAVRSDDGVLGRVRERVAATLTLHETEAFAPKRAAHATREQFGRETVDRLSVGEATIAAAGAILSYVEETGAGVLASMTRIQAHRGDDHVTLDATTQRNLELTETMQGDVEGSLFATIDHTETSAGRRLLKEWLCRPRRSIETLERRQESVARLSSAALARDELQGVLGEAADLERLASKATHGSADARDLLSVGETLSILPAIAETIASTPELADSPLSGIVDRPDREAASELQSTLAEAIAEDPPSTVTQGELFQRGFDDELDEVIERHEEVKQWLDNLAEREKRQHGLSHVTVDRNKTDGYYIQVGKSAADGVPDYYEEIKTLKNSKRFTTDELEDREREILRLEERRGELEYELFEDLRETVAASAELLQDVGRTLATIDALASLATHAAENRWVKPDLHQGDRLAIEQGRHPVVEQTTEFVPNDVRLDDDRGFLVVTGPNMSGKSTYMRQVAGIVLLAQIGSFVPAKEAEIGLVDGIFTRVGALDELAQGRSTFMVEMSELSNILHTATADSLVILDEVGRGTATYDGISIAWAATEYLHNEVQAKTLFATHYHELTGLAEKLPRVANVHVAADERDGDVTFLRTVRDGPTDRSYGIHVADLAGVPDPVVDRARDVLDRLREEKAIEAKGGGSNEPVQTVFDVSSGQFRGPANADGGSRSSSEGPSDAGKPEETIDSDTERVLEELESIDVNTTPPVELIAKVQEWQRHLED
- a CDS encoding universal stress protein, with protein sequence MTRILVPLAILEGESVSAGLTSLLQPMNVTVLGYHVVPEQTPPDQARLQYEERATDALEDLASEFGAEDGTAEYRLVFTHDRTQTIDRVAAETGSDVYAIRGATGPVDRLLVALTGDVAVERICSFVAELIGDREIGATLFLATDDEEGGRELLELAATPLADRGIDVRTELAVDEPPFEALLDAAADHDAVVMGERAPSLRSLVFGEEADRVAAGSVGPVLVVRQREDDSEESADRTANGDDS
- a CDS encoding universal stress protein, whose protein sequence is MARPRDHRVLVPIDVLGGESVPQTIVDAFASVPVVLLGYREIPDQTGTDQAREQYEDRARAELDELVTVFEDAGCLDVTSRLVFTHDRLKTFERVAVEAECDAVLLLNPAPVLESVLVAVRSDVNLEYIARLLGTLLTGTELTVTFFHVVSDEADRDRGTELLDAAVDTFADEGVDRDRIDTSLAVDGSPTQAILDAAADHDLLVAGESRPSVRRFIFRDRAETLARDTVDPVLVIRGEYLEQDEEEPDESDRTVVRDDEDA
- a CDS encoding APC family permease — encoded protein: MSGESSVSEGTNVEGEAPVVEPTVETDDATITDESELERTLGLTGGLAIGIGTMIGAGIFVFPGLAAGRAGPAAAVSFSIGAVVALLVALPTSELATAMPKSGGGYYFISRGLGTLAGAVVGLSLWFGLVFATAFYLVGFGYYAVDTLAELGIAVGEGLVIPIALLFGAGFTVLNVTGTENAAKLQNGVVALLLSILIVFLGYGGLESVGLVGDPAAPERFAPFGAMPVFTTAALVFTSYLGFAQVATVAGEMKDPGRNLPLAMVGSVLIVGVLYVVTIFVATSAFGSETLSGFGETAMVEVGRDYLGPIGAFAIVFGGLLATMSSANASVLSTSRAIYAVSRDALLPRRASRINLRYGTPHTALGMAGGPILVLTATGRVELLAEVASFLHLIMYGLICVALIALRRNEPEWYDPDFRVPGYPVVPALGAISSFALIGFMQPASLYVGTGIMIATAGWYAYYARDVTLKGQL